The Pelodiscus sinensis isolate JC-2024 chromosome 4, ASM4963464v1, whole genome shotgun sequence genomic sequence tggaaggGACAGGCCCCGGGCTTGCCATCTCAGATAGtgcaggcagggcggggggcgggctcCCCCCATCCCCGATTGGCCCGATCCCCTTGCTGAGCTGCCAGGCCGGGGCGAAGGCCTGGAGGTCTAGCAGAAAGGAGCGTTGCAAAGTCCCACAAcccagagcagggcagcagactgggggggggggggggaggaaaatccTGATCCGATCCCAGTAGGAAATCTCCCCAGGCTCCGGCCAGCCTGGAAGGTCCGTTAGCCCTACACGGGGCTTTGGTGCTCCCCTGGGGTGTCTGACTTTCGCTGATCCCATCCTCTCCCCGAGCTGCTGCAGCACAAGCCTAACCGGAACCCAGCGGCCCTGCGCTGCCCTTTAGCGCTGGCACCGGCTGAGAAGCGGGACCTCGGGCTTACTGGAAGGGGAAACCCCGCTGCGCGCTCTCCCGACTTCACAGGCAGCTCGGCCCCGGCCAAACTGACGGGCTTTCGCGCCCTCCCCATCAAGTGAAAGTACAAACCGCCCCACATCTCTCCGCAGTGAAACCGGCCAGCTCTGTCCCTGTCGCGCCGCAAAGCCCCCTGGCACCTCTCCGCCCAACCCCACACCCACCAGCTCTTTGCCAGAGCGAGCAGCCAGCTGGACCGGCGCTGGCTTGGGGGCGTCTGGGGTGCCGAGGACAGGTTCCCCCGGCTTCTAACACCTAGtcagctggaaggaagagggcatCTCTCCTCCAGCAGCCGAGCCCCGGGCTCAATCCTCTCGGTGCACCTGGAAACCCTTCGGATCCCTGGTGCAGGGACAGAGGGTAAAACTCCGGGAGCTGGTGACGCTGAGTTCAGCCGGGTTACTGCACACGAGCGCAGGTGTAGCTGAAAACAGCAGCGCGCCCACATCAGTAAAAAACGCCTCGCAATCCACCGACCAGCAACCCTTCCAGGCTCTCCTCTCTGCCTGGCCTTAATCCAGAATCCACCTTTTGCTTAAAAGATCCAaattccccccacccacccacattcACTCCCGGCGCGAACTTTCCCGTGTATAATTTTCTGTCTGCTCTGCTCAACTCTGTCTCCTTCCAAACTGATCCGGGCAAtccctggtttgctggatccCAGCAGTCCAAGAGCACAGGTCAAACAGctaccccctttccctggctagCCCTCACAAACGGCTGGGTCTGGGGCTCACATCAGCCCCTGAAACATTGGCATGCCCCGGCAGCCTGCTCCAACAAACTGCCCTTGGGTCATTAAAACGGGAAAGAGTGTAAGGGAGCCCTGTAGGAAGGGCAAAAAGAAAGTGGTGACCCCTTTGGTTGGCAGGTTTAGATAGGCCTGCTGATGGTCTGGCCAAAACATGGAGCCAGAAGCCATGGGCAGAGGGCTCCACTAGCTATTAATTTGCTATTTGCTTTCCTTTATTTCCCTCCCTTAGGTTTTACTTTGCAAAGATGGCTGGGATGCCTCCCTAAAAGTCCATTATCGCTTATTATGGTCATGATGGTTATGAGTCTATTCTACTATAAGGAAACAGGGTTGAACATAAATGTTCTCAATGAAGATGTGAGGGGTAGACCTGGTCGCTAACCCCTTTCAGCCTCCTTCTGTAGTTTTCTCTGGCTAACAGGGCAATCGGACACATCAAGCTATTGTAAAAGCCTGTTCTGGGTGAGGGCGGAGATGGCAGCAGTTCCCGAGGTTTTCTCCTCGGGGTGACTTTCACCTCGCGAGAATTGAACTAAACCCTGAGAAAGCAACCTCTGGTTGCGAATTGGTAGGAGCTTGTAGAAAAGTGTAGGGTTGCCGCGCAAAGCTGGTTAGTTGGGTTTAGAAGCACGGATCGCTGTCCCGTCGCCCCCTTATCTCTGCCTTCTCAATTTGACCTGATTCTGCAGGATCAGAGTACCACGACAGGCTGCAGTGATTTGTATTGAAGtgcaacctctccccccccccccccccaactagttTTGCAAGATAGCTTGATACAGAGAAGGGGCTACGCGTTGCATTGCGGTGTCAAACCGGAGCATGACTCCATCGGCTGGGCATTTACACTGGTGCCAACCAACAGCAGAAAATCTGGCCCTCAAGCAGCTGTTTGAGGAAGCTGTTAGAAATGGAAGTGGATTGTCCTTCCTGGGGAGATTTCCGCGGTGAGCTTTGAAGCGCTGCCTGGGTCATTGGGAGCTATCTTTAGGCAGCCTGTTTGTTTTTTGGAGTGAATGTGAAGAATGCGGAGAGATCCCTCCTGAAAAGACCTTCCTGCAGAGGGTGACATTTCTCCATGGCCCAAGACCTGGAGAGTAAACACTGCAGTGACTTAAATAAACACATACTTAATGATCCAAAACACTAACAGGGCAGCTTGGGATCATTACCGCCAAACCCAAGTGAGCAGAGGAAGGGCTGGAGAGCCAGAAAAAATGGGGATTCAAATGCCCACCACAGGGAAAGCGGCGTGTTCCAGTCGGCAGCCAGATGGGCAAACTCCCCTGTTGCTACTCACGGATTGAAATCCAGCAGCCGGGTTTGTGCCTGTCATTAGCCCTGTCCCAGGAAGGGCCCGATCCTGGCATCCTTACTCCAGGCCAAATTCCGCTTTATAAAGGGCTTCCCTCGTCGGCAAAACGCTCGGTGGGAGGACCGCAGGATCGGGCCCTTCATAGACAAACGCATAACATTTTAGCTCCACACGAGACAAATTCACCCGGGATAGGAAGCTGAGTTTTTGAAGGATGTGCCTTTCCTTGGGAGACACTCCCCGTCCTCTCTGAGAAACACAAATAAGCCTGGGGTGTTGGATTTTAATTTCTAGTTCATTTATCCTGCTGATTTTAAGCTGAATTCGGAAGCTATAAGGTTTATCCTTTAAATACTACCCCAAATTTATTGCAATTAATAATTCTGTTGTTTATCTGGCAGTAAGAGGTTGCCCACTCTCCAGTTTGCACTCCAATGTAAGTTAACAACGTAAGGGGTTATTTTTAGTGTTGTTTTCCTGCTTTACCATTACATGCTTTGCGGTCCTTCCTGCATTCTCTTGTTAGCAAGACTGTTAACAGTGAAAAAGCCAGGTAATGATAGAGGTGTCTGAAAACAGCTAGGGATAAAGACTGCTTCcaaaaacactgaacaaaaatcaaaacagcaaTCATTCAATAGGGAACCAACCTAGTTCTTTGAACTAGCTCTCTGGCCTTGTTTTTACTCCTCAAGTAACCTCAGCAAAAGAAATAGATAAACCCTACCGAAATGAAAACACTAGCCTGGAATAAGACAGAACTCATCTTCGCAAATAAAATCACAGTCTTTGTattctattaattattattatttaatttagGCTTGTTTGGGTACAATAGAAAAGAAACCTGAAATCATATGCTTTTTTTCACAAATAACCAGACTGCCAGATTTGCATCATTTTGCAAGACAAACTATGGAGACAAAGTAAAGGACAGTCTAACAGGAGTATGCAATATTGACATGAAACTTGTCAGGATAAAATAAGGAATATTGTTCAGAGGAAgccacatttatttttttatttttagtttaagTCACATTGATGCATTGAAAGTTCACCACAAAAAATAAAAGACAAGAATGTTTGCTCTATTAATGGTCATTGAAGTTCCTCTAGCTAATTGCCTGGTATATCTGCTTTAAGACATAGGCACTGGTTTTTATTCTAATACtgcatctttttaaaatttaatctaCACCAAAATCTGTTGTTAACACTAAATGTGAAAAATGTAAACTTAACTTTCCCTCCCAACTCCTTCCCAAATAAAAGGCCTTGTAGGTTAATCCACCCTCTTATTTCTTAAGAATTCAAATGAGAGTAAATTTCCCCAACTATAGAAAAACTCTTCAtctatctctctctcccccctccccctgtagTGAAAGATTGGATCTTCCTCACTTTGGAATTGAATAGCATCCAGTTATTTTGTAATTCCTGCTGGTAAACGCTTTTAATTGAATTCGAAGGAACGTTGTCGTGAGggaaaaatcacaaggaacagCCGTTTTCTGCGTTTTTGGCTACTTGGAGAAAAAGAATGGGAAAGCTGTAAGCGCGTTGGAGAGGAGAGGAAACTCCTTGGGTGCGTTTTCAAAAAGAGTGTAAAGTCGTGTTAAGAATCGCCGGATAAGCTGTAAAATTGTGTCCTGTCCTCTATTTACAATCGAGTGTCCTATCGCCGCGGTAAACCTCTGTTTCCATTGCTTTCACGGCTGCTTGGTCTCCTTGTTTTTAGGAGCCGAGATCTACCAAGCTCGAGGTGAGGGGTCCTAGCAGGGAGTCCTGAAGGCTGTGGCTGGTCTGAGAGGCTGTTAAGCCGGTCAGGGAATAGTTGGAGCTCCTGGCGTGGCTAAGGTTTCCCTGTAATAGAAGGACTGAGTTCTGATCCGGACTTTGTGGGGGGGAGAATTCTTCTTCGGAGCTGGACATAAGCGGTTTGCCCCCATCCAGGGGAGAGAGCTGGTTGGGTTTGTTGGTGGATGTGTTGTTGTTTTCAGTGTTCTCCCTAAGAAAAAGAGAAAGCAGCGTGTTTGTTACAAAGTAGGAACAGCGTCGCAGTTAGTTCAGCAGCTTAAAGCGACGCTCAATTTGTATAATGCTCAAAAGAggcataaaacaaacaaacaaaaaacaacaacagtggCGTTTCTATGTTCTCCCTCACCAATGCCAGGAGGGAAGCTGGAGCAATTCCTTATCAATGTATCCGTTTTGAGCGCTCTCCCCACTACACTCGGGACAAGAGAGAAACTCAAGCAAGACCCACTCTCTTACGCGAACGCGTCTCATTCTGCGGGCTGCCTCGCAACAAATTTAGTTTTAACAAAACATTTGATTAGAAAAGAATAACCCTCCCCACAGCCAGTATTCAAAAGCACCCGGAAAAGTGTTTGCTATTTTAGCTACAGATCCATGGCTGGAGCTGCTGTATTCGGCCTATGTAAACAGCTGCACGGTTTCATGTAAGTGATGTGCATGGTAACTTGGGTGAGGACAGGGgctttttttacatttaaaaccgctctttccgggggggggggtcaaataTGTAGAGAGCCTTCTAAAACCGCTAGAGCTGAGATCTAACAAAGCAGGGAGGTAGCAGAGAGATTAGTGCGGGAGCAGGACGCGCACCGAGGCTGTGCCCCGAAGATCTGTCTCTTTCGGCTAAGGAGGAAGGGAGCCACAGGCCTGGTTTCCCAACTGGCTCCTTGCTGGGATTTAAATCCCGTTTGAACTACAGAGGTGGTTCCGAACCGGTTCACACAGCGGTTAGCGAACCCGCTTCCCTCCAGAGTAGGTCTACAAGCTCTGTTACCCCGGATCTGCGTGTGCGGTTGAAAGTGTCTCAGCCCTGACTCACTCCTGGTTAATTTCATAAGCGCGCGGCTGCAACCTCTCgggtttctctttctcttccggACCCCGGCCACAGGACAGCCCTGCCAGACGGGAATACAACCCCAGCGCCCGAGAGGCCAGGAGCTGAATAAAAGGCAAAGAATGAAACGATCTCCCCTTAATGCCTCGCTCTCATTTACTTCCCTGTCCGATCTGCCTGCCACAAACTTCCCTGACTCCCTGGCGCTCAGGAGGGAAGGGATGAAAAACAAAAGGCAAGAATGGCCAAGGTGAACTCCACACAAGTCACTTAAAAGTTTAGTTAAGCCTTCGCGCTAGGCAGGTGGGGATGTAGTGTCCGGGTGCCAGGACGAAGAGCGATTTTTTTCAGAGGGTCTTTCAATGCCTTATAAATCGCCTTCTGCGCGAAAATAGCAAACCCGTTTTCCTCCAGCCTGTCAtttcgccgggggggggggggggatgaaatgCAGGTTTCGCTTTGAAAAAGTGACTCCAAAGAGAATGATCTGGCTAGTGGGTGCTCCCCCCCCAATGATCtggctggtgcccccccccatccgaTTTTATTCTTCCCGGATCACTGCTCTCAATGCCAGAGGCACAGTATCCCCTGCCTGGCACCGTCTCCCCCTAAACCACCACCGGGCAGAACCCCAGCAACATAGGGATCACCTTTCCCTTTGGGGGCGCTTACTGGCCACGCTTTTCCATTTGTTATGTCTTCACCTTACCCAGCTGCACTTAAAAAAACCGCACACCCCCCTTCCGTACCTTGGGAGTTTTGCGGGGTGCAGTGCTACAAATCCTGATTTCGGCTATTCCCTGGCGCCCTAAGCAGGGCTGAAACAGACACAGATAcccccatattcccctccccaAATAACCCAAATTCTCCTTCCTTATCTAAAGCGTGAGCTTTCTGGCTGGCGCGCCCGGTGCAGATCCAGGCAGCCCCGACCAAgcgcagggcaggaggggaagggaggaagaaacgGCAGGGCAAGTACCTTTCCTTCGCCTCGGCTGCTCGGTCCCGCTGCCTCCTGTTTTTAAACCAGTTGCTGACCTGGGTGGTAGTGAGGCCGGTGGCCTCGGCCAGCTCCCTTTTCTCGCGGGGCGAGGGGTAGGGGTTGTGCGCGTACCACTCCCGCAGCACGCCCCGGGACTTCTCCTTGAAGCAGTAGCTGGTCTCCTCGCCGTCCCAGATGGTGCGGGGCAGGGGGAATTTTCGGCGCACGCGGTACTTGCCCACGGCGCCCAGCGGCCGGCCCCGCAGCTTCTCGGCTTCCACGTAGTGCGCcttgagccagagctgctgcagcttggGGTGGTTGTGGGGCGAGAACTGGTGGCTCTCCAGGATCTTGTAGAGCTCGCGGAAGTTGCCCCGGTGGAAGGCCACCACCGCCTTGGCTTTCAGCACGCTCTCGTTCTTGTGCAGGTGGTCGCAGGCGGGCAGGGACCAGAGGAAGCGGCCCAGCCGCTCCAggttccccccttgctgcagcaCCTCGCACACGCAGGCCACTTGCTCCTGCGTGAAGCCGAAGGACGGCAGCATGGACATGGCTGGGGCTCGGCGGCGCGGCCCTGccggggccaggtgagaagccgGCGCGAGGCCGGGCGCTCCCGGGGACTgggcgagggagggggggaagagggcagagaagGCAGCGCGCGGAGCCCCGgcctgggcgcgagccgcggggGGGGCCGAGGGCGGGTGGGATGCTCGGATTGTTGCTGGGGGAAACTTTGCGGCTCGGCCACCGCCGCGAGGCTTAAAGCGCCCGAGCCGCCGGGCCGCGCTGATTGGACGCCCCCCGCGCCTATCGGAGGCTCCGCCAGGGGCGCGCGGCCTGcgaggcagcagggcagcgcGGGGAGGCCCGGCCCGCCAGccgagttgctgctgctgctgctgctgctggttggtGTCTGATGACTGAGTGGCTGAGCCTGTGTGTGAGAGCGGagcaaggggggcggggaggggggagccgctCCGTCCCGAGAGGGGAGACACGTCAGGGCCCTGCAATATGAGCCCCTTCTCAAGTGTCACCTAAAGGGAGCGGGGGCTCATCTCTGCACAAATCAATTATTACAGCCCTTAAGAAaggtccccctcctccctccccccgccacctcctggtcccttccagccctgctccttccctgtgaGCTCATATTTAATTACCTTAATGTTGGGAATGAATAAATAACGGCTTGATGAATAGCTCATGCAGCATGATAAATAATAAAGGAGGGAGCCGTAACTTTGGGCTGGAGGACAGGAGGGCTAGGTGGTGGGGGTGGTTGTGTGAGGGTAGAGGGGGAGGCATGTCCAAGGGCCTCATTCAAAGTGTCTTCGCCATGAATTGCTGCTGAGGCACTGGCAAAACTGAAAGTGCTgcttttggggggtggggagagggataaAGCGTTTAGACTGAAGTAGATCTGAATTCGAATTAGAGAAATCATCCCTCTAACAATTGTTTAGTTGAGGTGTGGACCCAGCTCCTAAGTACAAGATGATGTATAAGAAGTATAAGTAAACAGCGTCAGTGTTTGTTCTTGTGCCTTCCGGGTGGAGTGATGAACTTGGGTCGCAAATTTAGTAGAAATGAAAGGCGCTTCTGCACTGTTCGCCTTCTTTGTGTGTGCGCGCTGCAATATTTAGCAAAACTGAACGAACAAACGCCGCTTTAATAATCCTAATCCTCATTTGCACACCTTGTCTATAAGCaggtattatttaaaaaaaagattttgaaaacaATTAGCTTCCCTAAACAAAGATAATCTATTGTCAGTAGCAGGGGACGGGGTAAGCGATAAGAACAATAAGCAGAGATAAGGAAAGCAGAATGGTGGGAAGAGGGTGTCTTTATGACTGTATTTATCTTTGATTAGATAAGCTGAAAACAGAATTTTAAGTACACTTCAGAATTCTTTTGATTTAAGAATGAATTCACTTAGTGCTAATCACAGTCGCGATGCTCTTTAAAACCCCTTTGTCCTCACGAAAtacaattggatttttttttactttagacTATTAAAGTTAAGTGCGGAGGCTGACAGAAAAAAGCGTGTACTGGCATATCAGCTTTATTGTTTGTATACATTGATGCtcatagttctgttttccttgACATTTGGAATGGTACATTTGTCTCTGATAAAGTGCCAGCAACAGCAACCTTCGTATTTTCCACAAACCGTTGATTCTGAGGTTTTatagagaaaaaatatatataatctaAAAGCACATAGTGAGATCTGCGCGCGCGAGTGTGAACGCAATATACTTGGCATTTCCGAAGTAAGCGTTCTCATCTACAGTGAAACAGGCTGAAAGCAGACGTTGATATTTATGTACGCctagattattttttaaatatatttaatggcTATTTGAGCTGTTTAAAGAAAGCCACTGCCCCCACAGTCTGTACAATGGCTTTACTTACTAAACTGGAGTCATGGCACTTCTATATACCATGACCATGTGTCTGGTAATTTTCCCTTGCCATTTTATTTTAGTACTTATGATGTTTCAGATGAAGTCTTAAAGAGCTGCAATGTCCTGCCAGAAGGAATGTCTCTACTTGGAACAGATCCTTATTGAcaaggcagctgtgtggggaCCGGAACGGAGTCTTAAACCCAGCTCTAAAATCAACTAATACCCTAAAGTCTAGAGCAAGTGCGCAGAATTATAATATATGAGGTTGCAACTTTAAGTGATTGTCGCCTGGAATAGAAATTCCACGTCCAAATGCGAGTTTACTAAGTGATTTTttgctaatattttaaataagGAAATAAATAGTAATTTTCAAGGTGTTTTGAGCTGACAAATTGACCTAAAGGACTAATTCGTAAGCAGAAAGACAGATATTTATACCTGGTTTGTTGTGTATCTTTAAAAGTCCGGCCAAATAAACACTATTTTAGAATAAGCCAGTGGATgaagtgaaattgacaagaactTGACAAGAACTTGTGCATCGTCGGAACCCTTCCTTTCCTACTCCAAAATGGTTATTCTTCAGTGTAATCAGAAATCCAGTACCGAAGGGGCGTGTGCCTTGTTCACGCGGGTAGTATCTACTCCATCCTACATAAGAGAACCATTTATTATGAATGTTAATTATTGGCCCGAACTGGTTTTCCTAAAATGGAAAGCTTTCCCTGTAAACCACTGAAAGAGGTAAAATGACATGAATTTACAAACCACACTAACCGATTTCTCCTTTTAAAAGCACACAGACTGGGTTTTATTGTTCCAGCAAAATCATTTGATGTCAATAACCAAATAACAACAAAACCGATTGCAGGCTCCATAGATATTTTTCCCTCTGTAGAAAGAAAATAAGCACCATTTTAAATCTGAGTTCATTGCCCTGATTTTCTCTCGGAAAAAATGTAGGTAATgtttatcaaaatattttgtttaaaaataattgtaatggATAGTTGAATATGCCTTTGACTACAGTATTTTTTCTTAAAAGCCTAGATATGTGATAAAGGGACATTTTCATAAGGCCTTAAATCAAATGTGCTTACAGATTTAATATAAAACAGGCCATTATTTTGTGCTCTTATATAATAAGATAGG encodes the following:
- the SIX1 gene encoding homeobox protein SIX1 gives rise to the protein MSMLPSFGFTQEQVACVCEVLQQGGNLERLGRFLWSLPACDHLHKNESVLKAKAVVAFHRGNFRELYKILESHQFSPHNHPKLQQLWLKAHYVEAEKLRGRPLGAVGKYRVRRKFPLPRTIWDGEETSYCFKEKSRGVLREWYAHNPYPSPREKRELAEATGLTTTQVSNWFKNRRQRDRAAEAKERENTENNNTSTNKPNQLSPLDGGKPLMSSSEEEFSPPQSPDQNSVLLLQGNLSHARSSNYSLTGLTASQTSHSLQDSLLGPLTSSLVDLGS